The following are encoded together in the Desulfovibrio desulfuricans DSM 642 genome:
- a CDS encoding ABC transporter ATP-binding protein: MLLEVENLYAGYGKIEALHGISFHVNKGEIVTLIGANGAGKSTTLKAVMRLTPPESPTVISGDIRFNGESILKTEPHHVVARLKMDLVPEGRHIFGNLTVNENLKLATWTRKDNNIQRDVDKVFELFPRLKERMHQRSDTLSGGEQQMLAVGRALMTNCSVLLLDEPSMGLSPLLMYDMFRTFKQLNSEGLTVVVVEQNARLALQVADRGYVLDTGSIVAEGSAAHLADTPEIKAAYLGT; encoded by the coding sequence ATGCTACTGGAAGTTGAAAATCTCTACGCCGGCTATGGCAAGATTGAAGCCCTTCACGGCATTTCTTTTCACGTGAACAAGGGCGAAATAGTCACCCTCATCGGGGCCAACGGCGCTGGCAAATCCACCACGCTCAAGGCCGTCATGCGCCTCACGCCGCCGGAATCCCCCACTGTCATCAGCGGCGACATCCGCTTTAACGGCGAATCCATATTGAAAACAGAGCCGCACCATGTGGTTGCCCGCCTCAAGATGGATCTTGTGCCCGAAGGCCGCCACATTTTCGGCAACCTCACGGTGAATGAAAATCTCAAGCTGGCTACCTGGACGCGCAAGGACAACAACATCCAGCGGGATGTGGACAAGGTTTTTGAGCTTTTTCCGCGCCTTAAAGAACGCATGCACCAGCGCAGCGACACGCTCTCTGGCGGCGAACAGCAAATGCTGGCCGTGGGCCGCGCGCTTATGACCAACTGCTCGGTGCTGCTGCTGGACGAACCCTCCATGGGCCTTTCGCCTCTGCTGATGTACGACATGTTCCGCACCTTCAAACAACTCAACAGCGAAGGTCTGACCGTTGTGGTTGTGGAGCAGAACGCCCGTCTGGCGCTTCAAGTGGCGGATCGCGGCTATGTGCTCGACACGGGCAGTATCGTGGCGGAAGGTTCCGCCGCCCATCTGGCCGACACGCCGGAAATCAAGGCAGCCTATCTGGGTACATAA
- a CDS encoding sulfite exporter TauE/SafE family protein: protein MLVFAAMLLLGILLGFVGAGGAGVMITMLSVGFDIPMQVALGTSLAAMAFTSLSGSVSHFREGNVNRRLGLLLGAFGAAGAFCGAHISSGLASATLKPLTGVVLMLSAFLIYLRVFHPANPLFSFRFTSTRGVKFWLLTGMVGVFNGLVSGACGVGATPFIQMTLLIIFNVPLYQTVGTTMLVILPIAAFGSLGFLAAGHLDLVLFLQVLAGQVIGAYVGAKFTRMAPQLLLKGCMVALPGLGGLILLLAR from the coding sequence ATGCTTGTTTTTGCCGCCATGCTTTTGTTGGGAATATTGCTGGGCTTTGTGGGCGCTGGCGGCGCTGGGGTTATGATCACCATGCTCAGCGTGGGCTTTGACATCCCCATGCAGGTCGCCCTTGGCACCTCGCTCGCGGCCATGGCTTTTACGTCCCTCTCCGGCTCCGTCAGCCACTTTCGCGAGGGCAATGTAAACCGCAGGCTGGGCTTGCTGCTAGGCGCGTTCGGCGCCGCCGGGGCCTTCTGCGGCGCGCATATCTCGTCCGGGCTTGCCTCAGCCACGCTCAAGCCGTTGACTGGCGTGGTGCTTATGCTCTCGGCCTTCCTCATTTATCTGCGGGTTTTTCACCCGGCCAATCCGCTGTTCAGCTTTCGTTTCACCAGTACCCGAGGCGTGAAGTTCTGGCTGCTGACAGGCATGGTGGGCGTGTTCAACGGTCTTGTTTCCGGGGCCTGCGGCGTGGGGGCAACCCCCTTTATCCAGATGACCCTGCTGATTATCTTCAATGTGCCGCTCTATCAGACAGTAGGCACAACCATGCTGGTCATTCTGCCCATCGCAGCCTTTGGCAGCCTGGGTTTTCTCGCCGCCGGGCATCTGGATCTTGTGCTGTTCCTGCAGGTTCTGGCTGGTCAGGTCATCGGCGCGTATGTGGGCGCAAAATTTACCCGCATGGCTCCGCAATTGCTGCTCAAAGGCTGCATGGTCGCGCTGCCGGGGCTGGGCGGTCTGATCCTGCTGCTTGCCCGCTAA
- a CDS encoding DMT family transporter, with product MSVAKERAGDSAVYVRLALVAVAWGGTFIAGRSLAGVAPMFSACLRFLLASAALSLFLVFSGEGFRRVTVGQALVVTLLGFCGIFSYSFFFFSGLQHISASRAALIVALNPAVMALIAYLFYHERVSALKMLGIALCFGGVALVVGGGDPHRAGGGGSGWLGEALIGGCVLSWSAYSVFCKSVVRQLGPLHTVTYSIYAGTLMLAAYTVCTGALDFAAVPRFSTGEMLSLFYLGIVGSAVAYIWYYDGIQKIGVARAGVFIALNPLAAVLLGAAMLGEQMTLATLLGGALIITGIVVENCRSGAGCTQAAEPPLEIAAEPSAKLSGQAGS from the coding sequence ATGAGTGTTGCAAAAGAACGCGCGGGGGACTCCGCCGTATACGTGCGGCTGGCCCTTGTGGCCGTGGCCTGGGGCGGGACTTTCATTGCGGGCAGAAGCCTGGCTGGCGTTGCGCCCATGTTCTCGGCCTGCCTGCGTTTTTTGCTGGCCTCGGCGGCGCTGAGTCTGTTTCTTGTGTTTTCTGGCGAAGGCTTTCGCCGTGTGACGGTGGGGCAGGCCTTGGTGGTGACCCTGCTGGGGTTTTGCGGCATATTTTCGTACAGTTTTTTCTTTTTCAGCGGGTTGCAGCATATCAGCGCTTCGCGCGCGGCGCTGATTGTGGCTTTGAACCCGGCGGTCATGGCCCTTATCGCCTATCTTTTTTACCATGAGCGCGTGAGTGCGCTGAAAATGCTTGGCATTGCCCTGTGTTTCGGCGGCGTGGCTCTGGTGGTCGGCGGTGGCGATCCCCATCGGGCGGGGGGTGGCGGCAGCGGCTGGCTGGGCGAGGCGCTTATAGGAGGCTGCGTGCTGAGCTGGAGCGCCTACAGCGTGTTTTGCAAATCTGTAGTGCGGCAGCTTGGGCCGTTGCACACGGTTACGTATTCCATCTATGCCGGAACCCTCATGCTTGCGGCCTATACCGTCTGCACGGGGGCGCTGGATTTTGCCGCTGTGCCGCGTTTTAGCACCGGTGAGATGCTCAGCCTGTTCTATCTGGGCATAGTTGGCTCCGCCGTGGCCTATATCTGGTATTATGACGGCATCCAGAAAATTGGCGTTGCGCGCGCTGGCGTATTTATTGCGCTCAATCCTCTGGCGGCGGTGCTGCTTGGCGCGGCCATGCTGGGTGAACAGATGACCCTGGCGACGCTGCTGGGCGGTGCGCTGATTATCACCGGCATTGTGGTGGAAAACTGCCGCAGCGGAGCCGGATGCACTCAGGCTGCTGAGCCGCCCTTAGAAATAGCCGCCGAACCGTCCGCCAAACTATCCGGGCAGGCGGGGAGCTGA
- a CDS encoding AbrB family transcriptional regulator translates to MGTTIMLFAVGLAGSFVFDRFHLPGGAMTGAMIAVVIFKSCGSITSPDMAHWVRFIVYGCVGVLVGNMYNPGMLDAVRDTWPMMLLSTGIILMAGLLCTWIAVRWGGLSVGGAYLATSPGGFNAVVALSGGTGAEAPMVMVYHLVRIYAIVLLSPIVAKMLSCLVK, encoded by the coding sequence ATGGGCACAACAATAATGCTGTTTGCCGTGGGGCTTGCAGGAAGCTTTGTTTTTGACCGTTTTCATCTGCCCGGCGGGGCCATGACCGGGGCCATGATCGCCGTGGTGATTTTCAAAAGCTGCGGTTCCATTACCTCGCCCGACATGGCGCACTGGGTGCGCTTTATTGTTTACGGGTGCGTGGGTGTGCTTGTGGGCAACATGTATAATCCCGGCATGCTGGACGCCGTGCGCGACACCTGGCCCATGATGCTGCTTTCAACAGGCATTATTTTGATGGCGGGGCTTTTGTGCACCTGGATTGCCGTGCGCTGGGGCGGGCTTTCTGTAGGCGGAGCGTATCTGGCGACCAGCCCCGGTGGATTCAACGCTGTGGTGGCACTTTCCGGCGGCACAGGGGCAGAAGCCCCCATGGTGATGGTGTACCATCTGGTGCGCATCTATGCCATTGTGCTGCTCTCGCCCATTGTGGCCAAGATGCTGTCTTGTTTAGTGAAGTAA
- a CDS encoding winged helix-turn-helix transcriptional regulator codes for MTKSLSRATSGLYDDKTECPILHVFRCIGGKWKLPVLWHLAEKDTMRYNELKRSVRGVTNMMLTKCLRELEDFGLVHRRQYNEIPPKVEYSLTERGKKLLPALEALYAWGREHLDFVVKSGKAETEDCGCQLPACPDSLADGSAAISKGGSAA; via the coding sequence ATGACAAAATCTCTTTCACGCGCCACCAGCGGCCTGTATGATGACAAGACTGAATGCCCCATCCTGCACGTTTTCAGGTGCATTGGCGGCAAGTGGAAGTTGCCCGTTCTGTGGCACCTGGCCGAAAAAGACACCATGCGCTACAACGAACTGAAACGCAGCGTGCGGGGCGTCACCAATATGATGCTCACCAAATGCCTGCGCGAGCTGGAAGATTTTGGCCTTGTTCACCGCAGGCAGTACAACGAAATTCCGCCAAAGGTTGAATATTCGCTCACAGAGCGCGGCAAAAAACTACTCCCGGCGCTAGAGGCGCTGTACGCCTGGGGCCGGGAGCATCTGGACTTTGTCGTAAAATCGGGAAAGGCGGAAACAGAAGATTGCGGCTGTCAGCTCCCCGCCTGCCCGGATAGTTTGGCGGACGGTTCGGCGGCTATTTCTAAGGGCGGCTCAGCAGCCTGA
- the ggt gene encoding gamma-glutamyltransferase, with protein MNFASSPYAETESQRFDPMTTRGMVTSPHYLATQAGVDILRKGGTALDAAVAVASVLAVVYPQMCSIGGDNFWLAHEAATGALHGINACGRSGENVTRDFFAQKGLSSIPLRGPLAACTVPGVVSGWDAAHTLSRSWGSPLALGDLLQEAISLAAEGFAVTPSLAHWLHEDCKPDPTGYRQLQRFSGFARTFLPDGTPPQTGAVLRLPDLAATLDLIAREGARVFYEGELADRLTGWLASNGGLLTARDFAAHQAEIVTPLRVRYRGLECCNLPPNTQGLASLSILNILEHLDIQGMGEGSAEYLHAIVEATKLAFADRDAHVTDPDFADIPVDYLLSQEHGRELANRIDPVRALNHAAPLEPKGDTCWFGVVDAQGNAVSAIQSIFHDFGAGLVAGDTGILLQNRGSFFSLNPTHINRLEPRKRTMHTLNPPMLRMNGKPWLVYGTMGGEGQPQTQAAIVTRMVDFGLSPHDAVAAPRWLYGRSWGLPVNNLRLEGRFSPQLAETLTKQGHSVERIADFSDLMGHAGAILCDQQSGMLFGATDPRSDGLAAGY; from the coding sequence ATGAATTTTGCATCCAGCCCCTATGCGGAAACGGAATCCCAGCGGTTTGACCCCATGACCACGCGGGGAATGGTTACATCTCCTCACTACCTTGCCACACAGGCTGGTGTGGATATTCTGCGCAAGGGCGGCACTGCCCTCGACGCCGCCGTGGCCGTGGCCTCAGTGCTGGCGGTTGTGTACCCGCAGATGTGCAGCATCGGCGGCGACAACTTCTGGCTGGCGCACGAGGCGGCAACTGGCGCGCTGCACGGCATCAACGCCTGTGGGCGATCTGGCGAAAATGTCACGCGGGATTTTTTTGCGCAAAAGGGCCTTTCGTCCATTCCCCTGCGCGGGCCGCTGGCTGCCTGCACTGTGCCCGGTGTGGTTTCGGGTTGGGATGCCGCCCATACGCTCAGCCGCTCATGGGGCAGCCCTCTTGCTCTTGGCGACCTGCTGCAAGAGGCCATCAGCCTCGCGGCAGAAGGATTTGCCGTAACGCCCTCCCTGGCCCACTGGCTGCATGAGGACTGCAAGCCTGACCCCACGGGCTATCGGCAATTGCAGCGGTTTTCCGGCTTTGCCCGCACGTTTTTGCCCGATGGCACCCCACCGCAAACAGGGGCTGTGCTGCGCCTGCCCGACCTTGCCGCGACCCTTGACCTTATCGCCCGCGAGGGCGCGCGTGTATTTTATGAAGGCGAACTGGCCGACCGCCTGACCGGCTGGCTTGCAAGCAACGGCGGTCTGCTCACAGCGCGGGATTTCGCCGCACATCAGGCAGAAATCGTCACGCCCCTGCGTGTGCGCTACCGGGGCCTTGAGTGCTGCAACCTGCCGCCCAATACCCAGGGGCTGGCTTCGCTCTCCATACTCAACATCCTTGAACATCTGGATATCCAAGGCATGGGCGAAGGCAGCGCCGAATACCTGCATGCCATAGTCGAAGCCACCAAGCTGGCCTTCGCCGATCGCGATGCCCACGTGACTGATCCCGACTTTGCCGACATACCTGTAGATTATCTACTGTCTCAGGAGCATGGGCGCGAGCTTGCCAACCGCATTGACCCTGTCCGCGCCCTCAACCATGCGGCCCCCCTGGAACCCAAGGGCGACACTTGCTGGTTCGGCGTGGTGGACGCTCAGGGCAACGCCGTTTCTGCCATCCAGAGTATTTTTCATGACTTTGGCGCGGGCCTGGTAGCAGGCGACACGGGCATCCTGCTGCAAAACCGTGGCAGCTTTTTTTCACTCAATCCCACCCATATTAACAGGCTCGAACCGCGCAAGCGCACCATGCATACGCTCAATCCGCCCATGCTGCGCATGAACGGCAAGCCCTGGCTGGTTTACGGCACCATGGGCGGCGAGGGGCAGCCTCAGACGCAGGCGGCCATAGTCACCAGAATGGTAGATTTTGGCCTGAGTCCGCACGATGCCGTGGCCGCACCGCGCTGGCTTTATGGCCGAAGCTGGGGCCTGCCGGTAAACAACCTCCGGCTCGAAGGCCGCTTCAGCCCGCAATTGGCCGAAACCCTGACGAAACAGGGGCACTCGGTTGAACGCATTGCAGACTTTAGCGATCTGATGGGCCATGCCGGAGCCATTCTTTGTGATCAGCAGTCCGGGATGCTGTTTGGAGCAACCGACCCGCGCAGCGACGGGCTGGCTGCTGGTTATTGA
- a CDS encoding branched-chain amino acid ABC transporter permease encodes MDFLLQQTLNALQWGSFYALIALGYTLVYGVLRLINFAHGDIFMVGAYISFFVATYLVSSDGLGLSKPLTLGLTIVLTMGLTAIVGVTLERIAYRPLRRKGAHRLYVVITALMCGLILENGNLALLGATKRKLPELIDKTVYSIGPLVITNLKVWVIVAAVLVFLFLQTIVTRTKVGMAMRAVSWDRFALPLMGIPLDSVIVVTFVLGSGIAGLGGMLFAMCYPNLEPYMGAMIGWKAFIAAVVGGIGDIRGAFVGGFMLAFVEIMVVAFLPSTYMDLFSFTILLLILWVRPTGIFGMPQTTKI; translated from the coding sequence ATGGACTTTCTGCTGCAACAGACCCTCAACGCCTTGCAATGGGGCAGCTTTTACGCCCTCATCGCCTTGGGCTACACCTTGGTTTACGGGGTGCTGCGCCTCATCAACTTCGCCCACGGCGATATTTTTATGGTTGGGGCCTACATTTCATTTTTTGTGGCCACATATCTGGTTTCTTCCGACGGGCTTGGCCTTTCGAAGCCACTGACGCTGGGTCTGACCATTGTTCTGACAATGGGACTCACAGCCATTGTGGGTGTTACGCTTGAGCGCATTGCCTATCGGCCTCTGCGCCGCAAGGGCGCGCACAGGCTCTATGTGGTCATTACCGCACTGATGTGCGGCCTTATTCTTGAAAACGGCAACCTTGCTCTGCTTGGGGCAACCAAGCGCAAGCTGCCCGAGCTTATCGACAAAACCGTATATTCCATCGGGCCGCTGGTCATCACCAACCTGAAAGTATGGGTTATTGTAGCAGCGGTGCTGGTGTTTCTGTTCTTGCAGACCATTGTCACGCGCACCAAGGTGGGCATGGCCATGCGCGCTGTTTCCTGGGATCGCTTTGCCCTGCCGCTCATGGGCATACCGCTCGACAGCGTCATTGTGGTCACCTTTGTTCTTGGCTCGGGCATTGCCGGGCTTGGCGGCATGCTATTTGCCATGTGCTACCCCAACCTTGAGCCATACATGGGCGCCATGATCGGCTGGAAGGCCTTTATCGCGGCGGTTGTGGGCGGCATTGGCGACATACGCGGCGCATTTGTGGGCGGCTTTATGTTGGCATTTGTAGAAATCATGGTGGTAGCCTTTTTGCCGTCCACCTACATGGATCTGTTTTCCTTCACCATCCTGCTGCTCATCCTGTGGGTGCGGCCCACGGGCATTTTCGGCATGCCGCAAACGACCAAAATCTAG
- a CDS encoding flavodoxin family protein produces the protein MKIYAINGGPRKKFNTAKLLQAALDGAAAAPCSETVETEMIHLHDLNYKGCVSCFSCKRVGGKSYGHCAVKDDLAPVLEKLSQADGLIFGSPIYFGNVTGMMRSFLERLMFPFFVYDKDYSSLAPKRMPTAFIYAMNVSSEEMEQYGYLQNLKGMETFVGRLFGEPQVQHVHNTYQFDDYSKYKCERFSEPEKAAYRDAHFPQDLEQARRIGAAMVAAAR, from the coding sequence ATGAAAATTTACGCCATAAACGGTGGCCCTCGAAAGAAGTTCAATACCGCCAAGTTGCTTCAGGCGGCTCTGGACGGCGCGGCAGCCGCACCCTGTAGCGAAACCGTAGAAACCGAGATGATCCACCTGCATGATCTCAACTACAAAGGTTGCGTGAGCTGTTTTTCGTGCAAAAGGGTGGGCGGCAAGAGCTACGGGCATTGCGCAGTCAAGGATGATCTGGCCCCGGTGCTGGAAAAGCTCTCGCAGGCGGACGGGCTTATATTTGGCAGCCCCATTTATTTTGGCAATGTCACGGGCATGATGCGCAGCTTTCTTGAGCGCCTGATGTTTCCCTTTTTCGTGTACGACAAGGACTACAGTTCGCTTGCTCCCAAGCGCATGCCCACGGCCTTTATTTACGCCATGAACGTGAGCAGCGAAGAAATGGAGCAGTACGGTTACCTCCAGAACCTCAAGGGGATGGAAACCTTTGTGGGCCGTCTTTTTGGCGAGCCGCAAGTGCAGCATGTGCACAATACCTACCAGTTTGACGACTATAGCAAGTACAAGTGCGAACGGTTCTCCGAGCCGGAAAAAGCCGCTTATCGCGACGCGCATTTTCCGCAAGATCTGGAGCAGGCCCGCCGCATAGGCGCTGCAATGGTTGCAGCTGCCAGATAA
- a CDS encoding branched-chain amino acid ABC transporter permease, whose product MLPLFVQTVLVILGVLCFGYAIKRAVKQKKIDCLLFLIGGLVLVFAEYFSWIDGYWLSVIKFMGLNIIFATSLNLVNGYMGEFSCGHAGFMCVGAYVGGLISIILFTKNKMLGAPLLPPELAPLLFPLVLAAAGGVAALFGLLVALPSFKTRDDYLAIITIAANYIIISLIINIDFVGGPRGLTGMRGVVRAMENVADIPWMMIWMLLGVMITTMMLYRLVNSTLGKGIPAVCQNEVAAEIMSVNTKKVKLVAFMVSAGIAGVAGALYAHMFSSIYANSFGIMKSTEAMVMVYLGGMGSLSGSVLAAVMFTLLIELLRFALPAMSDLAHMLPFVPNSFNISQEWKWVIIPLILILLMQFRPEGLLGNRELTDVFPKLKRLVSFGKRN is encoded by the coding sequence ATGCTGCCTCTTTTTGTACAAACGGTTCTTGTAATACTGGGCGTGCTCTGCTTCGGCTATGCCATCAAACGGGCTGTCAAACAGAAGAAGATAGACTGTCTTCTGTTCCTGATCGGCGGGCTGGTGCTTGTTTTTGCCGAATACTTTTCATGGATTGACGGCTACTGGCTTTCGGTCATCAAGTTCATGGGCCTCAACATTATTTTTGCCACCAGCCTGAACCTTGTGAACGGCTACATGGGCGAATTTTCCTGTGGTCATGCGGGCTTTATGTGCGTGGGGGCCTATGTGGGCGGGCTTATCTCCATCATTCTGTTCACCAAGAACAAAATGCTCGGAGCTCCCCTGCTGCCGCCAGAACTTGCCCCCCTGCTCTTTCCCCTGGTGCTTGCCGCAGCAGGCGGCGTGGCGGCCCTCTTTGGCCTGCTGGTGGCCCTGCCTTCGTTCAAAACCCGTGACGACTATCTGGCAATCATCACTATTGCGGCCAACTACATCATCATCTCGCTTATTATCAATATCGACTTTGTGGGCGGCCCGCGCGGCCTTACAGGCATGCGCGGCGTGGTGCGCGCCATGGAGAACGTGGCCGACATCCCCTGGATGATGATCTGGATGCTCCTTGGAGTGATGATCACCACCATGATGTTGTACCGTCTGGTAAACAGCACTCTGGGCAAAGGCATACCTGCGGTGTGCCAGAACGAAGTTGCCGCAGAGATCATGAGCGTCAACACCAAGAAGGTGAAGCTCGTGGCCTTTATGGTATCTGCGGGCATTGCCGGGGTGGCGGGCGCGCTTTACGCGCACATGTTCAGCTCCATCTACGCCAACAGCTTTGGCATCATGAAGTCCACCGAGGCCATGGTCATGGTGTATCTGGGCGGCATGGGTTCGCTTTCCGGCTCGGTGCTGGCCGCCGTAATGTTTACCCTGCTGATCGAGCTTTTGCGCTTTGCCCTGCCGGCCATGAGCGATCTGGCCCACATGCTGCCCTTTGTGCCCAATTCGTTCAACATCAGCCAGGAATGGAAGTGGGTCATCATCCCGCTGATCCTCATTCTGCTCATGCAGTTCAGGCCCGAGGGCCTCTTGGGCAACAGGGAACTGACCGATGTGTTCCCCAAACTGAAACGGCTGGTAAGCTTCGGCAAGCGCAACTAA
- a CDS encoding ABC transporter substrate-binding protein produces the protein MNLLKVASVCALSLFVGQAAMAAEAPIKIGFPIPLTGEIPKVGEGTKYAAEMLKEEINGKGGLKVGDKMYPLEFIYEDNESKPESAVNVTLKLIERDKVMAIVGPQSSRQAVPAGAVANDEQVPMITPWSTNPDATKDRPWVFRGAFLDPFQAPVAVDFTTKKFNAKKAAVLFEVSNDYSKGLADNFKESFEKTHGKGSVVAMESHGPKDQDFSAQLTKIIAAKPDFIFVPENYSFAALIVPQARDLGYKGPFMGSDAWGSAELFNLCGKDCVDQFFSTHYTAEGATGKTKEFIDKYKAKYGYVPDDVAALTWDSINIVLQAIQKNGKIDPDLKKERKIIRDNMAGMANFDGITGSMKFDENRDPIKCAVIVRVTETGAFAFVESVCPK, from the coding sequence ATGAATTTGCTGAAAGTAGCGTCAGTTTGCGCCCTGTCTCTCTTTGTGGGGCAAGCGGCCATGGCCGCAGAAGCTCCGATCAAAATCGGGTTCCCCATCCCGCTTACTGGTGAGATCCCCAAGGTGGGCGAAGGAACCAAGTATGCGGCTGAAATGCTGAAAGAAGAGATCAATGGCAAGGGCGGACTGAAAGTGGGTGACAAGATGTACCCGCTTGAATTCATTTATGAAGACAATGAATCCAAACCCGAGTCTGCCGTCAACGTGACCCTGAAGCTCATCGAGCGCGACAAGGTCATGGCCATTGTCGGCCCCCAGTCTTCGCGTCAGGCCGTGCCTGCGGGCGCTGTTGCCAATGACGAACAGGTACCCATGATCACCCCCTGGTCCACCAACCCCGATGCCACCAAGGACCGCCCCTGGGTGTTCCGCGGGGCCTTCCTTGACCCCTTCCAGGCTCCTGTGGCCGTGGACTTCACCACCAAGAAGTTCAACGCCAAAAAGGCCGCAGTCCTGTTTGAAGTATCCAACGACTATTCCAAGGGCCTTGCAGACAACTTCAAGGAATCCTTTGAAAAAACCCACGGCAAAGGTTCTGTGGTGGCCATGGAATCGCATGGTCCCAAAGACCAGGATTTCTCTGCCCAGCTGACCAAAATCATCGCCGCCAAGCCCGATTTCATCTTTGTGCCTGAAAACTACAGCTTTGCGGCCCTTATTGTGCCTCAGGCCCGTGACCTCGGCTACAAGGGCCCCTTCATGGGTTCCGATGCCTGGGGTTCCGCCGAGCTTTTCAACCTTTGCGGCAAGGACTGTGTGGACCAGTTTTTCTCCACCCACTACACCGCCGAGGGCGCGACCGGCAAAACCAAGGAATTCATCGACAAGTACAAGGCCAAGTACGGCTATGTGCCTGACGACGTTGCCGCTCTGACCTGGGACTCCATCAACATCGTGCTTCAGGCCATTCAGAAGAACGGCAAGATTGATCCGGACCTCAAGAAAGAACGCAAGATCATTCGCGACAACATGGCTGGCATGGCCAACTTTGACGGCATCACCGGCAGCATGAAGTTTGACGAAAACCGCGACCCCATCAAATGCGCGGTTATCGTGCGCGTGACGGAAACCGGCGCGTTCGCTTTTGTGGAATCTGTCTGCCCCAAATAG
- a CDS encoding ABC transporter ATP-binding protein, with protein sequence MALLEMKEVTQRFGGLIALTDFSIAVEDHSLVGLIGPNGAGKTTVFNLASGFYHATEGQIVFNGHTYDTRLEPHQVTAMGMARTFQNIRLWNDMTVLDNICVSQYHRLGYGLLDVWLCNERYSREEKRVRQKASKILEIMELADVANEFPKNLPYGLQRRVELARALSTDPKLLLLDEPAAGLNSSDVDGLIKHIRWIFDEFKIAIWMIEHQMKVVMSLCQHITVVEFGKTIAKGTPQEIQSNPDVIKAYLGDENV encoded by the coding sequence TTGGCACTGCTTGAAATGAAAGAAGTCACGCAACGCTTCGGCGGGCTGATTGCGTTAACGGATTTTTCCATCGCCGTGGAAGACCACAGCCTTGTGGGCCTTATCGGCCCCAACGGCGCTGGCAAAACAACGGTGTTCAATCTGGCCTCCGGCTTTTATCACGCCACTGAGGGGCAGATTGTCTTTAACGGCCATACATACGATACACGCCTTGAGCCGCATCAGGTTACGGCCATGGGCATGGCCCGCACCTTTCAGAACATCCGCCTGTGGAACGACATGACGGTGCTCGACAACATCTGCGTGTCGCAATACCATCGGCTGGGATACGGGCTGCTTGACGTGTGGCTCTGCAACGAGCGCTACAGCCGCGAAGAAAAACGCGTTCGGCAAAAGGCCTCAAAAATTCTTGAAATCATGGAACTGGCCGATGTGGCCAATGAATTTCCCAAAAACCTGCCCTACGGCCTGCAGCGCCGGGTGGAGCTGGCCCGCGCCCTTTCCACAGACCCCAAGCTACTGCTGCTTGATGAACCCGCCGCTGGCCTGAACTCCTCGGACGTGGACGGCCTCATCAAGCACATCCGTTGGATCTTTGACGAATTCAAAATCGCCATCTGGATGATCGAGCACCAGATGAAGGTTGTCATGTCGCTTTGTCAGCACATTACCGTGGTGGAATTCGGCAAGACCATTGCCAAGGGCACGCCGCAGGAAATTCAGTCCAACCCCGATGTCATCAAGGCCTACTTGGGCGACGAGAACGTGTGA